One Kribbella sp. NBC_00662 genomic region harbors:
- a CDS encoding carbohydrate ABC transporter permease: MKYRPRTFVLELVMIAVAIGFLFPVYVLVTLAFKDPQQIANRPLSLPDPPSVGSFGEAWRSAGLSSALLNSTLITVVSVLLLIALGSLAAYFLARTATRLSYSLYILFLVGIILPFQLGMIPLYQLVDNLGLLGTYQGMILFYTGIQLPFTVFLYTGFIRSLPADYTNAALIDGASHLQAFAHVIFPLLRPITGTVLILNAVQIWNDFFTPLLYLGGSGHETVPVRVFAFVNQYTSNYGLVAAGLILAALPILLLFLILQRYVIRGFASGLKG, encoded by the coding sequence ATGAAGTATCGCCCGCGCACGTTCGTCCTGGAACTGGTGATGATCGCGGTCGCGATCGGGTTCCTGTTCCCGGTGTACGTCCTCGTCACGCTCGCGTTCAAGGATCCCCAGCAGATCGCGAACCGGCCGTTGTCGCTGCCGGACCCGCCGAGCGTGGGGAGCTTCGGCGAGGCCTGGCGGTCGGCCGGGCTCAGCTCGGCCCTGCTGAACAGCACGCTGATCACGGTCGTCAGCGTGCTGCTGCTGATCGCGCTGGGCTCGCTCGCGGCGTACTTCCTGGCCCGTACGGCGACGCGCCTGAGCTACAGCCTCTACATCCTCTTCCTGGTCGGCATCATCCTGCCGTTCCAGCTGGGGATGATCCCGCTGTACCAACTCGTCGACAATCTCGGGCTGCTCGGCACCTATCAGGGAATGATCCTTTTCTACACAGGGATCCAGCTGCCGTTCACGGTGTTCCTGTACACGGGCTTCATCCGGTCGCTCCCGGCCGACTACACGAACGCCGCGTTGATCGACGGCGCCTCACATCTCCAGGCCTTCGCGCATGTGATCTTCCCGCTGCTCCGGCCGATCACCGGGACGGTCCTGATCCTGAACGCCGTACAGATCTGGAACGACTTCTTCACCCCGTTGCTCTACCTCGGCGGCTCCGGCCACGAGACCGTGCCGGTCCGGGTGTTCGCGTTCGTGAACCAGTACACGTCGAACTACGGGCTGGTCGCCGCCGGGCTGATTCTCGCCGCGCTGCCGATCCTGCTGCTGTTCCTGATCCTGCAGCGCTATGTCATCCGCGGGTTCGCGTCCGGGCTGAAGGGATGA
- a CDS encoding carbohydrate ABC transporter permease: MRVRIAPPWWFAVPAILVYAVVVLYPSIAGAGSAFTDWSGVGNAKTFVGIDNFKQLVHDSQALGALRNTLLLTVAIVVVQNGIGLLLALGVHTSIKSRMALRLVFFAPVVVSPVMVSFLWKFVYNPAPDAGLNAALGAVGLGGLRQDWLGNPSLALWSVAFTVIWQCAGYSMVIFLAGLEGVPAELHESAMVDGAGTVARFRHITWPLLAPAVTINVMLSTVGGLTLFTQIIAMTNGGPGYATDTLSTVLYKQAFVFGKFGYSTAVALVLAIFVAAVSFVQIGYLRSRETAA; this comes from the coding sequence ATGAGAGTACGTATTGCCCCGCCGTGGTGGTTCGCGGTGCCCGCGATTCTCGTGTACGCCGTGGTGGTGCTGTACCCGAGTATCGCGGGGGCGGGATCGGCGTTCACGGATTGGTCGGGGGTCGGGAACGCGAAGACCTTCGTCGGGATCGACAACTTCAAGCAGCTTGTGCATGACAGTCAGGCGCTCGGGGCGTTGCGTAACACGTTGCTGTTGACGGTTGCGATCGTCGTCGTGCAGAACGGGATCGGGCTGTTGCTGGCGCTCGGCGTACACACCAGCATCAAGAGCCGGATGGCGTTGCGGCTGGTGTTCTTCGCGCCGGTGGTGGTGAGTCCCGTGATGGTGTCGTTCCTGTGGAAGTTCGTCTACAACCCGGCGCCGGACGCGGGACTGAACGCGGCGCTCGGGGCGGTCGGGCTCGGTGGATTGCGGCAGGACTGGCTGGGGAATCCGTCGCTGGCGTTGTGGTCGGTGGCGTTCACGGTGATCTGGCAGTGCGCGGGGTACTCGATGGTGATCTTCCTGGCGGGACTGGAAGGCGTGCCTGCCGAGCTGCACGAGTCCGCGATGGTCGACGGCGCGGGTACGGTTGCGCGGTTCCGGCACATCACGTGGCCGTTGCTGGCGCCGGCGGTGACGATCAATGTGATGTTGTCGACGGTGGGCGGGCTGACGCTGTTCACCCAGATCATCGCGATGACGAACGGCGGGCCGGGATACGCGACGGACACGTTGTCGACGGTGTTGTACAAGCAGGCGTTCGTGTTCGGGAAGTTCGGCTACAGCACCGCGGTCGCGCTGGTCCTGGCGATCTTCGTCGCGGCCGTGTCGTTCGTGCAGATCGGGTACTTGAGGTCGAGGGAGACGGCGGCATGA
- a CDS encoding ABC transporter substrate-binding protein, whose translation MALDQSVSRRRLLQLMGGAAAVGTLAACGGGSGSSSSGGTLRVIGVGDQEAGLRKVLDAYKSSHSGFDFNLSFAPADQVQTALRTQLGGGNAPDVHVVYPGNGSAMSMAQLAKAGLLADLSDQSWTQKIPAGFKGAFQSDGKTYIYSPGSSMLGAIYNKKAFATAGVEPPTTWSELLSVCEKLKAKGIVPIALGAQTPWITQLIPYALVPGTVYAKTPDFDDKMLAGQASFADSGWVDAMNKYLELQKKGFFNDNPNGTTYEQATSMVATGKAAMAVQVSAVLSAFRAASQTPDDLSMFPFPATDVAADNWIPAGVVVGIAVSAKSKKSDQAKSFLDYCGQQENLNTWAEAVSCVPLYGDAKVDPALNLFLPALKANKAVPFMDQRWPNAEVQPTHFAVVQELLGGKTTVDAALKKMDEAYRKKA comes from the coding sequence ATGGCACTCGATCAGTCCGTCAGCCGACGGCGGCTCCTCCAGTTGATGGGCGGCGCCGCGGCGGTCGGGACGCTCGCAGCCTGCGGCGGCGGCAGCGGCTCGTCGTCGTCCGGCGGCACGCTCAGGGTGATCGGCGTCGGCGACCAGGAAGCCGGTCTGCGGAAGGTGCTCGACGCGTACAAGTCGTCGCACTCCGGCTTCGACTTCAACCTCTCGTTCGCGCCGGCCGACCAGGTGCAGACCGCGCTCCGCACCCAGCTCGGCGGCGGTAACGCACCCGACGTACACGTCGTGTACCCAGGCAACGGCAGCGCGATGTCGATGGCCCAGCTCGCCAAGGCCGGACTGCTCGCGGACCTCAGCGACCAGTCCTGGACGCAGAAGATCCCGGCCGGCTTCAAGGGCGCGTTCCAGAGCGACGGCAAGACGTACATCTACTCGCCCGGCTCCAGCATGCTCGGCGCGATCTACAACAAGAAGGCGTTCGCGACGGCCGGCGTCGAGCCGCCGACCACCTGGTCGGAGCTGCTGTCGGTCTGCGAGAAGCTCAAGGCGAAGGGCATCGTCCCGATCGCGCTCGGCGCGCAGACGCCGTGGATCACCCAGCTGATCCCGTACGCGCTGGTCCCCGGCACGGTCTACGCCAAGACCCCCGACTTCGACGACAAGATGCTCGCCGGCCAGGCCTCGTTCGCGGACTCCGGCTGGGTCGACGCGATGAACAAGTACCTCGAGCTGCAGAAGAAGGGTTTCTTCAACGACAACCCGAACGGTACGACGTACGAGCAGGCGACCTCGATGGTTGCCACCGGCAAGGCCGCGATGGCGGTCCAGGTGTCCGCCGTCCTGTCGGCGTTCCGGGCCGCGTCGCAGACGCCGGACGACCTGTCGATGTTCCCGTTCCCGGCCACGGATGTTGCCGCCGACAACTGGATTCCGGCCGGCGTGGTGGTCGGGATCGCGGTCAGCGCGAAGAGCAAGAAGTCCGACCAGGCCAAGTCCTTCCTCGACTACTGCGGCCAGCAGGAGAACCTGAACACCTGGGCCGAGGCCGTCTCCTGCGTCCCGCTGTACGGCGACGCGAAGGTCGACCCCGCCTTGAACCTGTTCCTGCCCGCCCTGAAGGCGAACAAGGCAGTCCCGTTCATGGACCAGCGCTGGCCGAACGCCGAAGTACAACCGACCCACTTCGCCGTCGTCCAGGAACTCCTCGGCGGCAAAACAACCGTCGACGCCGCCTTGAAGAAAATGGACGAGGCCTACCGGAAGAAAGCATGA
- a CDS encoding ArsR/SmtB family transcription factor, whose product MEYMSGDADVARAAGLMAEPARAKVLMALADGRALPASMLASEAGVSPQTVSGHLRKLLDGGLVAVERSGRHRYYKLSGPEVAEAVEALARIAKPLPIKSLRQSTRAAALREARTCYDHLAGRLGVALLDGLVRRDALTRTDGGVGAERRPDDPLAAQLPDGPYALGPHAKEVFAELGVDLSDQPSRRQLLRFCVDWSEQRHHLSGQLGASVVNSLLANNWLRRRPNQRAVELTDTGQQSLAGLLGG is encoded by the coding sequence ATGGAGTACATGAGCGGAGATGCCGACGTGGCTCGCGCCGCCGGCCTGATGGCCGAGCCCGCGCGGGCGAAGGTCCTGATGGCGCTGGCGGACGGCCGCGCGCTGCCCGCCTCCATGCTCGCCTCGGAAGCCGGCGTGTCACCACAGACCGTCAGCGGCCACCTGCGCAAGCTGCTGGACGGAGGTCTGGTCGCGGTGGAGCGCTCCGGCAGGCACAGGTATTACAAGCTATCCGGACCGGAGGTGGCCGAGGCAGTAGAAGCCCTGGCCCGCATTGCGAAACCCCTACCGATCAAGTCACTCCGCCAGAGCACCCGTGCCGCAGCACTCCGCGAAGCCCGCACCTGCTACGACCACCTCGCCGGTCGCCTCGGCGTGGCCCTGCTGGACGGTCTGGTACGCCGGGACGCGCTGACCCGCACTGATGGCGGCGTCGGCGCAGAACGCCGTCCGGACGACCCGCTGGCCGCACAACTCCCGGATGGCCCGTATGCGTTGGGTCCTCACGCCAAGGAGGTCTTCGCCGAGCTAGGCGTGGACCTGTCCGACCAGCCGTCCCGCCGCCAACTCCTGAGGTTCTGCGTCGACTGGAGCGAACAGCGCCACCACCTGTCCGGCCAGCTAGGAGCCTCCGTCGTGAACAGCCTGCTCGCCAACAACTGGCTCCGCCGCCGGCCGAACCAACGAGCAGTAGAACTCACCGACACCGGCCAGCAGTCCCTTGCCGGGCTGCTCGGAGGCTAG
- a CDS encoding MFS transporter: MLLALLCVGIFLIQLDVTVVNVALPTIRTGLDTSAAGQQWVVSGYMIALAGLLLVCGALGDRIGHRRTVLTGLTVFGCASLVCGAAPNIEFLIAARALQGVGAALLLPSTLAVITDQYVDSAARARAVGIWAGAGSLALVAGPVLGGVLVNGLGWRAVFLINLPIIALVLPMAWRMVPRRRTARRETHIRLRVGPAFVGANLVSGLMNLVGLGTLLALTLYLQEHLDQSALRAGLELLPVLLPLAVLGPVSGRITARYGSRLPMSFGLALGAIGSLCLLIVRPGSRYGAIIPVEVCLGIGMGLLTAAVVHAAIAALPPDRAGLASGVNNTARQAVGAAGVALYSAVLSRSSTFTAGLHTLAWVGGVLWVVALGITWLTVD, encoded by the coding sequence ATGCTTCTCGCGTTGCTGTGTGTCGGAATCTTCCTGATCCAGCTCGACGTGACAGTGGTCAACGTGGCGCTGCCGACGATCCGGACCGGTCTTGACACCAGTGCAGCGGGGCAGCAATGGGTCGTGAGCGGCTACATGATCGCGCTGGCTGGGCTTCTGCTCGTCTGTGGCGCACTGGGCGATCGCATCGGCCACCGCCGTACTGTGCTTACCGGGCTGACGGTCTTCGGCTGCGCGTCCTTGGTGTGCGGGGCTGCACCGAACATCGAGTTCCTGATCGCGGCACGCGCACTCCAGGGCGTCGGTGCCGCTCTGCTCCTGCCGAGCACGCTGGCCGTCATCACCGATCAGTACGTCGACAGCGCCGCAAGGGCCCGTGCTGTTGGGATCTGGGCCGGTGCGGGCTCTCTGGCGTTGGTCGCCGGGCCTGTCCTGGGAGGCGTACTGGTCAACGGACTCGGCTGGCGTGCGGTGTTCCTGATCAACCTGCCGATCATCGCGTTGGTGCTGCCAATGGCTTGGCGGATGGTGCCGCGACGCCGGACTGCTCGCCGCGAGACACACATCCGGTTGCGCGTCGGCCCTGCGTTCGTGGGTGCCAACCTGGTCTCCGGCCTGATGAATCTGGTTGGTCTAGGCACGCTCCTCGCGCTGACCCTTTATTTACAAGAGCATCTGGACCAATCCGCACTCCGCGCCGGTCTGGAGCTGCTGCCTGTTCTGCTGCCGCTAGCTGTTCTCGGTCCGGTATCAGGCCGCATCACAGCTCGGTACGGCTCTCGCCTGCCGATGTCGTTCGGCCTTGCTCTCGGGGCTATTGGCTCGCTCTGCCTGCTGATCGTTCGCCCCGGCAGCCGTTACGGCGCAATCATTCCCGTGGAGGTCTGCCTGGGCATCGGCATGGGTCTGCTGACCGCTGCGGTAGTGCACGCGGCCATCGCGGCACTCCCCCCGGACCGCGCCGGGCTGGCCAGTGGCGTCAACAACACGGCCAGACAGGCCGTCGGTGCAGCGGGCGTTGCGCTCTACAGCGCAGTACTGAGCCGCTCCTCGACCTTCACCGCAGGGCTCCACACCCTTGCCTGGGTGGGCGGCGTTCTGTGGGTGGTTGCACTCGGCATCACCTGGCTGACGGTCGACTAG
- a CDS encoding IS481 family transposase, which produces MSHVNATLTPRTRLRLARLVVEQGWTCAAAAKMFMVSARTAGKWAERYRCEGPAGMADRSSRPHHSPAKTPPQTVRRIVGLRWRLRLGPVQIAGRVGMPASTVHAVLVRCRINRLARIDRVTAEPLRRYEHHHPGSLIHVDVTKFANIPDGGGWRYLGRHQGKRNAQHTARTRTGYTDKYHANIGTAYLHTAIDDHSRVAYIEIHTDEKAATAIGVLHRAITWYADRGVTVERVLSDNGAAYRSRAWLAACQELGIKPKKTRPYRPQTNGKIERFHRTLADGWAYARFYTSENQRRAALPGWLHFYNHHRPHSAIGGQPPITRLTNVPGHHN; this is translated from the coding sequence GTGTCCCACGTTAACGCGACCCTGACCCCACGCACGCGGCTGAGACTGGCGCGTCTGGTGGTCGAGCAGGGCTGGACGTGCGCGGCTGCGGCGAAGATGTTCATGGTTTCTGCCCGGACGGCTGGCAAGTGGGCCGAGCGGTACCGGTGCGAGGGGCCGGCCGGGATGGCCGATCGCAGCTCGAGACCGCACCACAGCCCAGCCAAGACACCACCGCAGACTGTGCGTCGAATCGTGGGTTTGCGGTGGCGGCTGCGGCTCGGCCCGGTCCAGATCGCCGGCCGTGTCGGCATGCCGGCCTCGACCGTGCACGCCGTACTGGTGCGCTGCCGGATCAACCGGCTGGCGCGCATCGACCGGGTCACCGCCGAACCGCTACGCCGCTACGAGCACCACCACCCCGGCTCACTCATCCACGTCGACGTGACCAAGTTCGCCAACATCCCCGACGGCGGCGGCTGGCGCTACCTCGGCCGCCACCAGGGCAAACGCAACGCCCAGCACACCGCCAGGACCCGCACCGGCTACACCGACAAGTACCACGCCAACATCGGCACCGCCTACCTGCACACCGCCATCGACGACCACTCCCGCGTCGCCTACATCGAGATCCACACCGACGAGAAAGCCGCCACCGCGATCGGCGTCCTACACCGGGCGATCACCTGGTACGCCGACCGCGGCGTCACCGTCGAACGTGTTCTGTCCGACAACGGCGCGGCCTACCGCTCCCGCGCCTGGCTAGCCGCCTGCCAGGAGCTCGGCATCAAACCCAAGAAGACCAGGCCCTACCGCCCACAAACCAACGGCAAAATCGAACGCTTCCACCGAACCCTGGCCGACGGCTGGGCCTACGCCCGCTTCTACACCTCAGAAAACCAACGCCGAGCAGCCCTACCCGGCTGGCTCCACTTCTACAATCACCACCGACCCCACAGCGCAATCGGCGGCCAACCACCCATCACCCGACTAACCAACGTCCCTGGACATCACAACTAG
- a CDS encoding serine/threonine-protein kinase, with translation MGVPTRLGRYVVRRRLGSGGFATVWLAHDEQLDAEVAIKVLADNWAHDDSVRHRFLEEGRFLRRVESEHVVQVHDVGELEDGRPFLVLTYADRGTLADRLKKNPLPLAEAVDVVVQVGRGLQALHRRGLLHRDVKPANVLFRSTDDGERAVLSDLGLGKSLDEVSRITMPGGTPSYVAPEQALGERLDQRADQYSLGAVAYAALTGRSPHQVDGLGAASRVEVAPPPSSLGFELPEQVDAAIVRALDPDREKRWPDVQSFTRELVGGLDETTHDFPLSIREVISVDTDHLGAKTALSDENQPTIVKLAEPSESVEAETVVVEAPAAADEPTSPTGPTARTEPTEPTEPTGKVEPAPAPKRKRKRGRWVVAALLALVVGGGAGYAGQWYLSSRKAIVVSEGQFQVTLPRAWAKSIAQTNWLAPGSKAGSPAFRVSRDADWSPNTPGVFIGLAGSKLALPDNKALGCKPGPTYAGTFNDRPTTDRISSGCAGADMVLFERVVDRGDGGSMLVQVITPDAARAAEIADSVKY, from the coding sequence ATGGGGGTCCCAACCAGACTCGGGCGTTACGTCGTGCGCCGACGCCTGGGCTCAGGCGGTTTCGCTACGGTATGGCTCGCTCACGATGAGCAACTGGACGCCGAGGTCGCGATCAAGGTGCTCGCGGACAACTGGGCGCACGACGACTCGGTCCGGCACCGGTTCCTCGAGGAAGGCCGGTTCCTGCGCCGCGTCGAGTCCGAGCACGTCGTCCAGGTGCACGACGTCGGCGAACTGGAGGACGGCCGCCCTTTCCTGGTTCTGACGTACGCCGATCGCGGCACGCTGGCCGACCGGTTGAAGAAGAACCCTCTGCCGCTGGCCGAGGCCGTCGACGTGGTGGTCCAGGTCGGTCGCGGCCTGCAAGCCCTGCACCGGCGCGGTCTGCTGCACCGTGACGTGAAACCGGCCAACGTTCTGTTCCGCAGTACGGACGACGGCGAGCGGGCTGTCCTGTCGGACCTCGGTCTGGGCAAGTCCCTCGACGAGGTGTCGAGGATCACGATGCCCGGCGGCACCCCGTCGTACGTCGCTCCTGAGCAGGCGCTGGGTGAGCGGCTGGACCAGCGCGCCGACCAGTACTCGCTGGGCGCGGTCGCGTACGCCGCTCTCACCGGCCGATCCCCGCACCAGGTCGACGGGCTCGGCGCGGCCAGCCGGGTCGAGGTGGCCCCGCCGCCGAGCTCGCTCGGGTTCGAACTGCCCGAGCAGGTCGACGCCGCGATCGTCCGCGCGCTGGACCCGGACCGCGAGAAGCGCTGGCCGGACGTCCAGTCGTTCACGCGGGAGCTCGTCGGCGGGCTCGACGAGACGACGCACGACTTCCCGCTGTCGATCCGCGAAGTGATTTCCGTCGACACGGACCACCTCGGCGCCAAGACCGCGCTGAGCGACGAGAACCAGCCGACGATCGTGAAGCTCGCCGAGCCGTCGGAATCGGTGGAGGCGGAGACCGTCGTCGTCGAAGCGCCTGCCGCGGCCGACGAGCCGACATCGCCGACAGGGCCGACAGCGCGGACAGAGCCGACAGAGCCGACAGAGCCGACAGGGAAGGTCGAGCCTGCCCCCGCGCCGAAGCGCAAGAGGAAGCGCGGCCGGTGGGTGGTCGCCGCCCTGCTGGCCCTGGTGGTCGGCGGCGGCGCCGGGTACGCCGGCCAGTGGTACCTGTCCAGCCGCAAGGCGATCGTGGTCTCGGAGGGACAGTTCCAGGTGACGCTGCCGCGGGCCTGGGCGAAGTCGATCGCCCAGACGAACTGGCTGGCGCCGGGCAGCAAGGCCGGGTCGCCCGCGTTCCGGGTCAGCCGGGACGCCGACTGGTCGCCGAACACGCCGGGCGTGTTCATCGGCCTGGCGGGTTCGAAACTCGCCCTGCCCGACAACAAGGCGCTCGGGTGCAAGCCGGGCCCCACGTACGCGGGTACGTTCAATGACCGGCCGACCACGGACCGGATTTCCAGTGGATGCGCCGGGGCCGATATGGTCCTGTTCGAACGGGTCGTCGATCGCGGGGACGGCGGCTCGATGCTCGTCCAGGTGATCACGCCAGATGCCGCCCGTGCTGCCGAGATCGCCGATTCGGTGAAGTACTAG
- a CDS encoding RNA polymerase sigma factor: MSESTSPTDDLATLAEQAQAGDKNAMDDLLRQVYPRVLRICRSVLPYSADAEDAAQEALLNIATKINTYSGRSSFSTWVHSVAANSARSTYRKLKRSAQAAHNPEQMEKPDPRTTSVIAGTRLDLLEALETLERDRPQMVTPLVLRDVYGLSYEEIAAEVGAPLGTVKSRIHDAREVVRPLLRPKD; this comes from the coding sequence ATGAGCGAAAGCACCAGCCCGACCGACGACCTCGCAACCCTCGCGGAGCAGGCGCAGGCGGGTGACAAGAACGCGATGGACGATCTGCTGCGGCAGGTCTACCCCCGCGTCCTGCGGATCTGCCGCAGCGTCCTGCCGTACTCCGCCGACGCGGAGGACGCCGCCCAGGAAGCGCTGCTGAACATCGCCACCAAGATCAACACGTACTCCGGCCGCAGCAGCTTCTCCACGTGGGTCCACTCGGTCGCGGCCAACTCGGCCCGCTCGACGTACCGCAAGCTCAAGCGCAGCGCTCAGGCCGCGCACAACCCGGAGCAGATGGAGAAGCCGGACCCACGCACCACCAGCGTCATCGCCGGCACCCGGCTGGACCTCCTGGAGGCGCTGGAGACCCTCGAGCGCGACCGACCCCAGATGGTCACCCCGCTGGTGCTGCGCGACGTCTACGGACTGTCGTACGAGGAGATCGCCGCCGAGGTCGGCGCACCGCTCGGCACGGTCAAGTCCCGGATCCACGACGCCCGCGAGGTCGTCCGCCCGCTCCTGCGCCCGAAGGACTGA
- a CDS encoding MFS transporter codes for MSARGLLHNGDYLKLLTGQTISSIGSSMSSFVFVLLGLAITGSPVQAGLIGTASALGSTLMSLPGGALADRWNRRRILIGYSLFGTVLYGSVAVAGWLDVLTLPHLIAVSLLSGAGYVLFIPAEAGALRQIVDPDDIGTALAASHGRQNLAALIGAPLGGALYSIGRVIPVAVDAISYLVMTVMLSTIRHPLPAAEPDGDKHEPMLKAIRSGLTWMFRQPALRTIATVATILNFAANGTFIVLILSMQQRGVPTPVIGLLETGLGVGGLVGAIAAPKLLAKFSTGKITITSSWITSITFGATAFTTHAAVLIVLPALAIFLLPALNSGLFGYQMLITPDNLQGRAQSAVMFLASSTNPLAPLLGGLMLEGFGARTALLVFGALLALAAVLLTLSRPIRSIPLLTEVSPTPA; via the coding sequence ATGTCCGCCCGGGGGTTATTGCACAACGGTGACTATCTCAAGCTGCTGACCGGCCAGACGATCAGCTCCATCGGCTCGTCGATGAGCTCGTTCGTGTTCGTGCTGCTCGGCCTGGCCATCACCGGCTCCCCGGTTCAGGCCGGCCTGATCGGTACGGCGAGTGCGCTCGGATCGACTCTGATGTCACTCCCCGGCGGTGCGCTCGCCGACCGCTGGAACCGGCGCCGGATCCTGATCGGGTACAGCCTGTTCGGGACCGTGCTCTACGGCTCGGTCGCGGTCGCCGGCTGGCTCGACGTACTGACGCTGCCGCATCTGATCGCCGTCAGCCTGCTCAGCGGGGCGGGCTACGTCCTGTTCATCCCGGCCGAGGCCGGTGCGCTGCGGCAGATCGTCGACCCCGACGACATCGGGACCGCCCTCGCCGCCAGTCACGGCCGGCAGAACCTCGCGGCACTGATCGGGGCTCCGCTCGGCGGCGCGCTCTACTCGATCGGCCGCGTCATTCCGGTGGCGGTCGACGCAATCTCGTACCTGGTGATGACCGTCATGCTGTCGACGATCCGGCACCCGCTGCCGGCCGCCGAACCCGACGGCGACAAGCACGAGCCGATGCTGAAGGCGATCCGTTCCGGGCTGACGTGGATGTTCCGGCAGCCCGCGCTGCGCACGATCGCGACCGTCGCGACCATCCTCAACTTCGCCGCGAACGGCACGTTCATCGTCCTGATCCTGAGCATGCAGCAGCGCGGCGTACCGACACCGGTGATCGGGTTGCTGGAGACCGGACTGGGGGTGGGGGGCCTGGTGGGAGCGATCGCCGCACCCAAGCTGCTGGCGAAGTTCAGCACCGGCAAGATCACGATCACGTCCAGCTGGATCACCAGCATCACGTTCGGCGCGACGGCGTTCACCACCCACGCCGCCGTACTGATCGTGCTGCCGGCGCTCGCGATCTTCCTGCTCCCCGCGCTGAACTCCGGCCTGTTCGGCTACCAGATGCTGATCACCCCGGACAACCTGCAAGGACGTGCGCAGAGTGCGGTGATGTTCCTCGCGAGCAGCACCAACCCGCTCGCGCCGCTGCTCGGCGGCCTGATGCTCGAAGGGTTCGGCGCACGGACGGCGCTGCTGGTCTTCGGCGCGTTGCTCGCGCTCGCCGCCGTACTGCTCACCCTGAGTCGTCCGATCCGGTCGATCCCGTTGCTGACGGAGGTGTCCCCCACCCCGGCCTGA